The genomic segment CATGTTCTCGACGGACATGACCGACCCCGCTGCACTTGACGTAATCGACAGCTACATGGATGTCGACGCTTACATCGACTACCTGGTCGCAGAAATTTACTCGGCGAATGCGGACTGGCCGGGCAACAACCTCAAACAGTGGAGACCGGGCACTCCCGACGGTCGTTGGCGCTGGATGATTTTTGATATGGACTTCGGGTTTGGCGGCAACGGGAACGGCCTCTTTACGAGCAATACGCTCGCTCTCGCGACCGACCCGAACGGGTCTGAATGGCCAAACCCACCGTGGTCGACGCTGCTGCTCCGAACACTTCTACAGAATCCGACCTTCCGCGGCGAGTTCATCCAGCGCTTCGCGGCGCACATGAACACGACCTTCGCCCCCGACCGAGTCCTTCACACCATTGACAGTCTGCGGGCCGTCATCGCCGGTGAGATTCCAGCTCACAAAGAGCGCTGGCCAAAATCGATTTCCTTCACCTCGACATGGGAGGACGCAATCGATATCATGAGGGAGTTCGCGGTAAAGCGCCCATTGTTTGTTCGACCGCACTTCTATAACCACTTCGGACTCTCCGGATCATCGCGATTGACACTGCGCGTTGAGGAGCCGCAAGCCGGACACATCGACGCCGATGGCGTGCGAATGCCCGGTCCAACTTTTGAAGCCGTGTTCTTCACGGATGTCCCGGTGCGGCTGCGCGCGATTCCAGAACCGGGCTACCGCTTTGAAAGATGGGAGGGAGCCTCTGCGTCGGCGACCGACACGACGTCTTTCGTTCTCACAGGGGATGCCACGCTGACCGCTATCTTCTCGAAGGATGGATCCTCTACCAATATCACGGCAGAGGTACCGGGGACAGATCGCCTGCATCAGAACTATCCAAATCCGTTTGCCGAACGAACACAAATCGACTTCGAGCTGACGCATCCTACTCCAGTCAGCATCCGGGTGTACGACGTCCTGGGTCGATGCGTAGCGACGCTTGTGGACGCCAGCCGTTCGACCGGAGAACACTCCGTCACTTTCGATGGAAGCCGCTTCACCACAGGTGTCTACTACTACGTGCTGCGGACGGACTATATCGCCGTCACGAAGCGAATGCTGCTGGTCCGGTGAACGCGTCAAGCCGGTGAGTATGTGGTCCGCACGAACGACCCGCGGGCCACACGTCCGGACAGCGCACGTCAGAGCTCGGTCCCCTGCCCGGTCCACGAGAAGCCGAAAACCCGGCATCCGAGGATGCCGGGCTTGACCGATCGTTCAGCTCTAAGCCATGGCGAGGCAGATCACGCACCGTTGGCGTGGTATTTCTCCCAGTATTCGGGCATCAGCTCGTGCACCTTCTGCTCGAGCTCCTCGTCGCTGATAGCCGTGATTCGCCCGTCGACCTCATACTGATCCATCACCCATCGGGCGACCTTGTGGATCTTGATCTTGCTGATCCGATCCTTCCCCTTCAACCCGAAGAACTCATTCACCCAGAGCGCAATACCATCCGCACCGCTCTTGTCCGTGATGGCCACGCGAGGTGGAAGACCCAGAAGCTTGCCGGTGTCGAAGATGTTATAGATCCGCTCGTCACTTCGGAGTCCGCCGGCATGGATTCCGGCACGTGTCGTATTGAAGTACTTCCCGACGAACGGATAGTTATCCGCGATCGGAAGACCTATTGACTTCATATACTCGGCCGCTTCCGTGATGGCCTCGGTATTGATTCCACAAAGATCTTCCTTCAGCGCGATGTACTCCATGAGTGCACCTTCAACCGGCGGATTGCCCGTTCGCTCTCCGTATCCGAACAGGGTCCCGTTGTTCGCGTCGCAGCCATACAGCCACGCCGTCGTACCATTGATGTGAACCTTGTGGAAGTCGTTGTGCCCGTGCCATTCCAGTCTGTCGCTCGGAACGCCGCATTCCTGGTTCAGCTTGTACACCATCTTGGGAATGCTGCGTGGTAGCTGAGCACCTGGATAGCTGATCCCGAATCCCATCGTGTCACAGATTCGGATCTTGACCGACAGCTCATCCGGAACCTGTTCGCTCATCTTCATCAGCCTGTCGACGAACGGCAATACGAAGCCATCCCAGTCCGCCCTGGTGATATCCTCCAAGTGACAGCGCGGTCGCACTCCTGCCTCGAACGCCGCTTCGACCACCTCGCAGTAGCTGTCCATGCACTCCTTGCGGCTCTTGAATTTCAGCTTGTTGAAGATGTGAAAGTCGGAGCTGCTAGTGAGCATCCCGGTCTCCTTCAGACCCGCTTCTTTCACCAGTCGAAAATCCCCCTTCACGGCACGGATCCATCCCGTGCATTCGGGATAGCGATGGCCGAGCGCTCGACATTTGTCCAACGTCTCGCGGTCGTTCTTTGTGTACAGAAAGAACTCGGTCTGCCGGATAACGCCGTTCGGCCCGCCCATCTTTGCGAGAAGATCGTACAGGTGAACCATCTGCTCTACGGAGTACGGAGGCCGCGCCTGCTGCCCATCCCGAAACGTCGTGTCGGTAATGAATATGTCCCGCTTCTTCGTGTCCTCCGGATCGAAGATCACCTGCTTCCCGTCGATGTACTCGACAATCGGACCATCGAACTTGATCAGCGGCGGCAGATCGTAGTTGAATGTGTCGTCCAGTAAATTTGGTTCGGTCGTGTTGACCAGGGGATGCGGCCTGCGCGCAGCAGCCTTGTGCATCTCTTCTACTTGCATGGGATTACTCCTCGCGCGACCGCAACGTCGATTACCTCGATCGACGAATCGGGACGTGCGATATTTGCTATGCTCTCAAACATCCTGGGTGGATACCGTAGCAGCCAGGCGCTCCGATAACTTTTGTGCGCTACCGCCAGGTCGTGTGGCAGGTACTATCGAACCGTCAGACTTCCACGCCCTGTTCCACGCAGACGCGTGTTATGAATTCGACGGCCCCGCCAACCGTATCGACGGATAGAGCGGCATCCTCGTCCATCTCAATACCGAACGCCTCCTCGAAGTTGGCAACCAGCTCGATGGACTGCACACTCTCGGCCCCGAGATCCAGCGCGAAGTTAGAATCCGACTTGATTTCGCTCGGATCCAACCGCAAGACCCGGGCCGTGACGGCCATAACTTTCTCTTCGACATTCGCCATATGGTTTTCCTAGTTGTGTTTGTTCGTAAGGACGCGACGCCCCTTCTTGATAGCATCATTTCTTGCAGGAGCCGTGAGATCGAAAACGGCTTCCCACATCGCCTCCTGCCCTTCCGTCCACTCTCGCCCCCGGCGGCCCATCGCGATCCGCGCCGTGTCGTAGAGTTTTCGTTTTCCAAATCCCTTTGTTACGACGCCCTCCAGAAACCAGGCAAACGAAGGAATGAACTTCGGCAGTGGCTTGCCCGTCCCTGCGATCAGCGCCATCGAGCCGACATAGGCACCCGTGTTGAAAAGCGTTCCAATGGATGTCTTCGTATGGTCGCCGATGAGCGACCCGACTTTGCGTGATCCCGTCGGAATGGCCCTGCGTCCATCCAGAACCACCGACACATCGGAGTAGTCGTTCTTCAGGTCGCTGTTGGTCGTAAGTGCGCCCAGGTTCACCCACTCGCCCACGTACGCGTGACCGAGAAATCCGTCGTGGTACTTGTTCGAATACCCGTGGACGATCGACTCTTCCACCTCGCCTCCGATCCTGCACATCGGCCCAATGGAGTTTCCTTCACGACACTTGGCGCCCAGCAAGATCGAGTTCTTGCCAACGTAGCAGGGGCCCTCGATACGACTGAACGGATGGATTTCCGCCCCTTCGTCGATGTAGATGGGGCCGTGCTCAGCATCAAGCACTACCATGGGGTGCACGACGACACCGGGTGCGATAAAGACATCGTTCTTACTGCCTCGAATGGCATTCGGCTGCTCCACTTTACCCTCAATTCCACTCATTCCGGCAGCGCGAAAGTCCCGGGTCAACTGGTCCGGGTTTTCCAGGATCAACTCCCACGTGTAATTCCAGATTTCCACCGGCAGGTCGACTCGCCGAAGGGTGTCCGCGGCCGACTTCAGCACGGCTTCGATGGACTGGCTCGACTTCGTGTCCCGATCCATTTGCGAGATCCGTGCGACCAGCACGTTGCCGTCGTCGCTGAGTACGACGCCGCCGGGTGGCAGCTTGTCGACTTCCAGGCTCTGAGCCTTGACTCGCCCATCAACGAGGAGTATGTCCTCACCGGCCAGCACACTTACATCGTTCACGGGCCGATCTGTCGTCTCCATGTAGGCGTCAGCCATGTAGGGCGGTACAAAGGCGGCCACATCGACCGCGCCCGTTCGCTGAACAATTTTGTCACCGAGAGAGGTCATTCCGCACCGCAGTTCCCAGATGGGACGGCTGAGCGCCAGCGGATCGAATGACATTCGCCCGTCTCCGGGCAGATCAAAGAGAATGAGTCTCATCGGCGTGGAGGTGGTCGGTTGGTGGAATCTGCCCGGGGCCCGGTTTCCTGCATATACAATCTCGTAAAAAAAACCTTGTGCTCGCCATAGTGTTTGTCGGGATAACCCTGAAAACTCTTCACGGCAGGCCCTACAGAAAGGACGCGAGTGCCCCAATCGCAGCCCTTCACAGCAATTTGATCGGATACCCGCCAATCAAGAGCTTCGGCGACCACGCCCGTCCGGCACAAACTTCAACATGGTTGTGATAAGGTCATCCACGGTCTTGATTAATACCTTGTCGTGCCTCCGTCAACTGACAAATCGGAATAGCCTGGCCTATAGCGCCTTCGTTGCCGCCATTCACTTTGACTCGACATCGATGCGCGGAACTGCCAGGAACTAAGAAAGGCAACATGGAACGTAGCGAAGTGCGTCGCGGCTTGGCCGGAAAAACTCCAGCCGGCGCGATCGGTCGACCCCGAAGACCGTGCAAGACCGGGTTTCTCAGTTCGATCATATGAACGACCATGACCCCTTCATCCATTAGCTGGCAGAAAATTACCTTGCAGCTGCGAAGTCCCTTCGGCCTGTCGTACGGCATAAGCGACACACGTGTCGCCTATCTGATTCGGCTGGCCAATGACGAGGGCCTGGGCGAAGGAACGATCCCGCCGTACTACGGCATCGAGCCGGACTCAATGACGGCTTTCTGGGATGCGGCCGGCGAGAAGAACGAACCGTTCCCCGACGACGTCGAGCAGATTGATGGCTGGATTGGCGCCGAGGGTCCGCCGCCGGCACGATGCGCGCTCAGTCTGGCTTTGCACGATCGAATCGCCCGACGAAAGAAAAAAACACTTCATAAATTACTTGAACTCCCGACCCCAACATCCCTTTCCACATCATATACAATCGGTCTGGATTCGCCGGAAGAAATGGCTCGCGTGGCCTCGCAAACATCGGGTTTCCCGATTCTGAAATTGAAACTCGGGTCGGACGGCGATCTCGATCGGTTCATGGCCGTGAGACAGGTTCGCCCTGACGCAGAGCTTTACGTGGATGCCAATGCCGGCTGGACGCGAGAGGTCGCCGTGAAGAACGTCCGCGCCATGGGAGACTACGGCCTCGCCCTTGCCGAGCAGCCCGTATCAAAGGATGACATAGAGGGACTGGGCTGGGTGCAGTCGCGGGTGGGTGTCCCCGTAGTGGCCGACGAATCGCTGCAGTCACTCGCCGATGTAGACGTCCTGGCTGCCGCGGGCGTGACGGGCGTGAATGTCAAACTGATGAAGCTTGGGGGGCTCGGGCCCGCCCTCACCGCGATCCGACGCGCTCGTGAACTCGGCCTTCGGATTATGCTCGGGTGCATGGTCGAAACGTCGCTCGGTGTCACAGCCATGGCACACCTTGCCGGCCTCGCCGACTGGCTCGACCTCGACCCGCCCTTCCTGATCAGCAACGACCCGATCGACGGCCTCACATACGATGACGAGGCACGGATTCATCTACCCAACCGACCTGGAATCGGGGCCCGCCTTCGTGGAGAGATTGGAGGCGACTGAACCGTGTTCATCACACGCCTGAATCAACCCTTGCCGGTTGACGCCTGTGTCCGCCTCACATACCTTGTCCGCTCACGTCAAACATCAAAGAGCGCGAGGCTTCGTCATGCGAACAGCCATTCCTCTTTTCGCACTCACTCTGATTCTTTCAGCTTCGACTTCCCTGGCCCAGACGACGGACTTCGTGTGGGACGCGCTCATTCCAGCCGACCCGACGCAGCCGTTTTCGGAGACCATGGTCGGAGGCCAGTTCGGAGGATCCTTCGCGGCCAACGGACCATTTGATCTCGACGGTGATGGCAAGATCGAGGTGCTGGTCTGCGATTTCTCGGGAGGCCAGCGAGTTCACGTGTTCGAGGTCGCCGGAGCGGACACCTGGGAGCTGGTATACTCAACACCGTATTACGAGGACACCCTTGATCCTGCCAATGACTTCATTGTGTCGTGCAGGGATGTCACGGGGGGTGACCTCGATGGAGATGGCAACGGTGAGATCATCTTCATCAGCGGAGATGAGTTTGTGGGAGCGAATCCTGCCGGAACCACATCGGGAATCTTCATCTACGAGTTCACCGGTACGGACAATGACTTCGGTACCGCAGAGGCAACGGCATTCAGCGTTGAGCAGCTGGGAGAGCCGATTCCAAGCTATATGAAGTCGGACAACTTCTCCACCATTGACATTGACGGTGATGGCAAGGAAGAGCTGCTGTTCCCCAACGATACCGGGAATGACGAGTGGTTGATTCTCTCCGTTAACGGGGATATCGGTTCCGGCTTCGAAACACTTGTGGTTGAGCTGCGACTCAGCTCGGGCGTTGGCGGAG from the Rhodothermales bacterium genome contains:
- a CDS encoding dipeptide epimerase, which codes for MTPSSISWQKITLQLRSPFGLSYGISDTRVAYLIRLANDEGLGEGTIPPYYGIEPDSMTAFWDAAGEKNEPFPDDVEQIDGWIGAEGPPPARCALSLALHDRIARRKKKTLHKLLELPTPTSLSTSYTIGLDSPEEMARVASQTSGFPILKLKLGSDGDLDRFMAVRQVRPDAELYVDANAGWTREVAVKNVRAMGDYGLALAEQPVSKDDIEGLGWVQSRVGVPVVADESLQSLADVDVLAAAGVTGVNVKLMKLGGLGPALTAIRRARELGLRIMLGCMVETSLGVTAMAHLAGLADWLDLDPPFLISNDPIDGLTYDDEARIHLPNRPGIGARLRGEIGGD
- a CDS encoding acyl carrier protein; translation: MANVEEKVMAVTARVLRLDPSEIKSDSNFALDLGAESVQSIELVANFEEAFGIEMDEDAALSVDTVGGAVEFITRVCVEQGVEV
- a CDS encoding 2-isopropylmalate synthase, which gives rise to MQVEEMHKAAARRPHPLVNTTEPNLLDDTFNYDLPPLIKFDGPIVEYIDGKQVIFDPEDTKKRDIFITDTTFRDGQQARPPYSVEQMVHLYDLLAKMGGPNGVIRQTEFFLYTKNDRETLDKCRALGHRYPECTGWIRAVKGDFRLVKEAGLKETGMLTSSSDFHIFNKLKFKSRKECMDSYCEVVEAAFEAGVRPRCHLEDITRADWDGFVLPFVDRLMKMSEQVPDELSVKIRICDTMGFGISYPGAQLPRSIPKMVYKLNQECGVPSDRLEWHGHNDFHKVHINGTTAWLYGCDANNGTLFGYGERTGNPPVEGALMEYIALKEDLCGINTEAITEAAEYMKSIGLPIADNYPFVGKYFNTTRAGIHAGGLRSDERIYNIFDTGKLLGLPPRVAITDKSGADGIALWVNEFFGLKGKDRISKIKIHKVARWVMDQYEVDGRITAISDEELEQKVHELMPEYWEKYHANGA